A genomic segment from Colletotrichum higginsianum IMI 349063 chromosome 5, whole genome shotgun sequence encodes:
- a CDS encoding Interferon-induced GTP-binding protein Mx1 has translation MTGNEGESLGDDGYSRTIDKLRELGIADLVPLPQLVVVGDQSSGKSSVLESVTGFAFPRSPELCTRYATQITCRRDETESVHVTIIPSQESNDDRKERLRAFVYSVQKNDMALADVFAKANKTMGLRGVKDGSASGSAFTEDILKIEIGGPKQHHLTVIDVPGIFRTATKDLTTDDDIVLVRNMVQRYIKDQRTIILAVIPCNVDIATQEVLTLAKEVDPDGIRTMGVLTKPDLATERATKQIVCELVEGKRHSLRLGYCVVKNRSADDETSTIKDRNSSEKAFFSAAPWTRLKSTKRVGVGSLSKRLRDLLRDVSKKEFKNVTAEVLRMLRENDLELERMGPSRSGPDAQRRFLGQVASDFQDAARRARDGHYSGMAMFDENPNLRLVTLIVSINEEFNDTFALRGHTRHFDGPIDQEDDMEKSPEPSKPIETDRKLSGILREVGFECPEPLSDSLLADIEIVFHQSRGAELGSFGGSVLAQVFKEQSKKWKPLVLQHVSRAIVIVHDFIGETLRLKCPDDGTFEELHDQFLLPKLRASYQRAMDHAQFLIDVELSGQPYTMNHYFNSNLQVSQATRLQEAIDKVVGPATCNASENGASNGMSKGGGSGSTAAPKTTGGVLGPDRDESPFNFSQQKKDEPSGAAGWWVPRAMIPKLTTNRSNAEQVREDIHDILRSYYKVARKRFVDVVLQQVIFHFLLDARDSPIKIFCPDLVMGMNDRQLRMIAGEDSATQEKREHLARIVENLKLAAEELRFGSK, from the exons ATGACTGGCAACGAGGGCGAGtccctcggcgacgatggtTACTCGCGCACCATCGACAAGCTCCGTgagctcggcatcgccgaTCTCGTTCCGCTTCCACAGCTCGTTGTGGTCGGAGATCAATCCTCGGGTAAAAGCTCCGTTCTCGAAAGCGTCACTGGCTTCGCCTTCCCCCGCTCCCCCGAGCTCTGCACCCGTTATGCCACTCAGATCACTTGCCGTCGTGATGAAACTGAGAGCGTTCATGTTACGATCATTCCTAGCCAGGAGTCAAACGATGATCGGAAGGAACGATTGCGGGCTTTCGTCTATTCGGTTCAAAAGAACGATATGGCCTTGGCCGACGTTTTCGCAAAG GCGAACAAGACCATGGGACTTCGCGGCGTCAAAGACGGAAGTGCCTCGGGCTCAGCATTCACCGAGGACATCTTGAAGATTGAGATCGGTGGTCCAAAG CAACACCACTTGACCGTCATTGACGTCCCTGGAATTTTCCGCACTGCCACCAAGGATCTAACGACCGATGACGACATCGTCCTGGTCCGAAACATGGTTCAGAGATACATCAAAGATCAGCGTACTATCATTCTGGCCGTAATTCCCTGCAATGTCGATATTGCGACACAGGAAGTCCTTACCTTGGCGAAGGAGGTCGACCCTGATGGGATTCGGACCATGGGTGTCCTCACCAAGCCTGATCTCGCTACCGAGCGCGCCACCAAGCAGATCGTCtgcgagctcgtcgagggcaaACGCCATTCTTTGCGACTCGGCTATTGCGTCGTGAAGAACCGGAGCGCTGACGATGAGACCTCGACCATTAAGGACCGTAACTCCTCTGAGAAAGCGTTCTTCTCCGCGGCCCCGTGGACACGGCTGAAGTCCACCAAGAGAGTTGGCGTCGGGAGTCTTTCAAAACGTCTTCGAGACTTGCTCCGGGATGTTTCCAAGAAGGAGTTCAAGAACGTCACTGCAGAGGTCCTTCGTATGCTTCGCGAGAACGACTTGGAGTTGGAGCGCATGGGCCCATCACGAAGTGGCCCGGATGCCCAACGAAGATTTCTCGGTCAAGTTGCTTCGGATTTCCAAGATGCGGCCCGTCGGGCTCGCGATGGCCACTACAGCGGAATGGCCATGTTTGACGAGAACCCCAACCTCCGTCTCGTCACTCTCATCGTGAGCATCAACGAAGAGTTCAACGACACCTTTGCTCTGCGTGGCCACACAAGACACTTTGACGGCCCCATTGATCAGGAGGATGACATGGAGAAGTCCCCCGAGCCTTCGAAACCCATTGAAACTGATCGGAAACTCTCTGGCATACTGAGAGAAGTGGGCTTTGAATGCCCGGAGCCGTTGAGCGACTCTTTGCTGGCTGACATCGAGATAGTCTTCCACCAATCTCGTGGAGCTGAACTTGGATCG TTCGGAGGTTCAGTCTTGGCACAGGTCTTCAAGGAGCAATCCAAAAAGTGGAAGCCACTGGTTTTGCAACACGTCAGTCGTGCCATTGTGATCGTCCACGACTTTATCGGCGAAACGCTTCGTCTCAAATGtcccgacgacggcacctTCGAGGAGCTACACGATCAATTCCTGCTGCCCAAGCTCCGGGCCTCATACCAGAGAGCTATGGACCATGCCCAGTTCctcatcgacgtcgagctcaGCGGACAGCCGTACACGATGAATCACTACTTCAACAGCAACCTTCAAGTGTCTCAGGCAACGAGACTGCAAGAGGCTATTGACAAAGTCGTAGGCCCGGCGACCTGCAATGCCTCTGAAAACGGCGCGAGCAACGGTATGAGCAAAGGCGGTGGCTCTGGCTCAACCGCAGCACCAAAGACAACCGGAGGCGTCTTGGGACCTGATAGAGATGAGTCGCCTTTCAACTTCTCGCAGCAAAAGAAAGATGAACCATCCGGTGCAGCGGGCTGGTGGGTTCCGAGGGCGATGATCCCCAAGCTCACGACGAACCGTTCCAACGCGGAGCAGGTCCGAGAGGACATCCACGACATCCTGCGCAGCTACTACAAGGTCGCCCGCAAGCGTtttgtcgacgtcgttctGCAGCAGGTCATCTTCCACTTTCTCCTTGATGCTCGAGACAGCCCCATCAAGATTTTCTGTCCGGACCTAGTCATGGGGATGAACGACAGGCAGCTGAGAATGATCGCAGGCGAGGACTCGGCCACGCAGGAGAAGCGTGAGCACCTCGCGAGGATCGTTGAGAATCTCAAACTTGCGGCGGAGGAATTGAGATTTGGATCGAAGTAG
- a CDS encoding Subtilisin-like protease, whose amino-acid sequence MKFDIQRSFLLSLGLLSFSVAATDLRREPYHDAVHLLRRATPLTNGTSTGRVIPSSSRPSLPPSTIPPSGATTSRVPSSAPTNPPITTSRPVSSAAPTSTAPVTTTVSNGDTIVVAVGVVVVGGTGGGFFTIAGSAAAPVAVGAGAAVTASSSSEGDKPDDPDRPPSSAPPASSEPPKESTSTSLASSTSTSTSPASSTSTSSVPSGTPTPCVIFPKDGATDQEKKDFLALLDKELGTGNYRETSDTVVLFVSANITAAQETTISSDPLVGGIEPVVKFDTNAGASVPVPNSKRDEDVHEKWWMESLDKLGRIRKRAVVKQDRAPTELIMFSQPPLVDLAVLKSYTYDDSAGADITVYVLDSGYYTKNSEYTGMAVKPRWIFAGAQADRSVEEDADPGGHGSCAGSKVNGPKYGVAKKTNLVVVKAGDSSVDTLDGLNKILEDVRSNKLQGKAIVNFSRSIDKPTTFNRKMIEHYVKEMIREDIVFFAASGNDDREEVADGKATAIDVDAWPPMMAADGVPIINVGAVDNTGKNASFSQGGPLVHVMAPGVQVQCAANSFVFGTQKKDGTSFAAPAVAGLAAYLLALGEYPELYQTGKVAENMKKLLMDMAYQRTPDGGQVAFNGQGAVCSRPSSAKFRRQDLSGEACSVVSSTTTIPPTPTSAPPPPPPASTSNPPAETTAPPPPPPPPAPRTLFSLEEQVDAGTTACFPTTGFSTTPETTYGFSFDVDAGMLVSIQTGSTDEGYHQSQGPWTGTFYAESGSALKICATGTGSGSLPLTFAITEEPSQPVKAPPGGEVFKLDEKLRAGVTSCFPTTGLNIQEGNYGFSYTTADGVIIQIGDSSSGPKYFSGNRASGAGLMYIDFSGGSISICATNGGSAEASLSLSMTQ is encoded by the exons ATGAAGTTCGACATACAACGCTCATTCCTGTTAAGCCTGGGCTTGCTCTCTTTTTCCGTCGCAGCAACCGACCTCCGGAGAGAGCCGTACCACGACGCTGTTCACCTTCTCCGACGAGCCACTCCCTTAACTAATGGAACATCGACCGGGCGGGTGATACCCTCGTCCAGCCGCccatctctccccccttcaacAATCCCTCCCTCGGGGGCTACAACGTCTCGCGTTCCTTCTTCCGCCCCTACGAACCCACCAATCACTACCAGCCGGCCCGTCTCATCAGCCGCGCCAACAAGCACGGCGCCGGTGACCACAACGGTCAGCAATGGCGACACCATCGtcgtggccgtcggcgtGGTCGTCGTGGGAGGCACCGGGGGCGGTTTCTTCACCATcgcgggctcggcggcggcgccagttgccgtcggggccggcgcggccgtGACAGCAAGCTCTTCGTCGGAAGGCGACAAGCCCGACGACCCGGACCGaccgccctcctccgcgccgcccgccagcTCGGAACCCCCCAAGGAGTCCACGAGCACGAGTCTGGCTAGTTCAACGTCTACGAGCACAAGTCCGGCTAGTTCAACGTCTACAAGCTCGGTGCCGAGCGGGACCCCCACGCCGTGCGTCATCTTCCCGAAGGACGGGGCCACGGaccaggagaagaaggacttcctcgcccttctcgatAAGGAGCTTGGCACAGGAAACTACCGGGAGACAAGCGACACGGTGGTATTATTCGTGAGCGCCAATATCACAGCCGCGCAAGAGACGACCATCTCCAGTGACCCGTTG GTTGGCGGCATCGAGCCTGTTGTGAAGTTCGACACAAACGCCGGAGCGTCCGTGCCAGTCCCCAACAGCAAgcgcgacgaggacgtccaCGAGAAGTGGTGGATGGAATCGCTCGACAAGCTCGGTAGGATCAGGAAGCGCGCCGTCGTGAAGCAGGACAGGGCCCCGACGGAGCTCATCATGTTCTCGCAGCCTCCGCTGGTGGATCTAGCCGTGCTCAAGAGCTACACGTACGATGACAGCGCCGGGGCCGACATCACTGTCTACGTCCTAGACAGCGGCTACTACACCAAGAACAGC GAGTACACCGGTATGGCCGTCAAACCGCGTTGGATCTTCGCAGGTGCCCAAGCCGACAGGtccgtcgaggaggatgcgGATCCCGGTGGCCACGGCAGCTGCGCTGGGTCCAAGGTCAACGGGCCCAAGTACGGGGTCGCAAAGAAGACGAACCTCGTCGTTGTGAAAGCCGGGGACAGCTCCGTCGACACGCTCGACGGGCTGAACAAGATCCTGGAGGACGTGAGGAGCAATAAACTGCAGGGCAAAGCCATCGTGAACTTTTCACGCTCGA TTGATAAGCCGACCACATTCAACCGAAAGATGATCGAGCACTATGTCAAGGAGATGATAAGAGAAGACATTGTATTCTTCGCGGCGTCCGGAAACGACGACCGGGAGGAGGTCGCG GACGGAAAAGCGACCGCTATCGATGTCGACGCCTGGCCCCCCAtgatggccgccgacggcgtgcccatcatcaacgtcggGGCTGTCGATAACACAGGCAAGAacgcctccttctcccagGGAGGCCCCCTGGTCCACGTTATGGCGCCCGGCGTCCAGGTCCAATGCGCCGCCAACTCGTTTGTCTTTGGCACgcagaagaaggacggcacTTCCTTTG CCGCACCCGCAGtggccggcctcgcggcGTACCTGCTCGCCCTGGGAGAATACCCCGAGCTGTACCAGACCGGCAAGGTGGCGGAGAACATGAAGAAGCTCCTCATGGACATGGCGTACCAGCGAACGccggacggcggccaggtcgCCTTCAACGGCCAGGGCGCCGTCTGCTCGCGCCCCAGCAGCGCCAAGTTCCGGAGGCAGGACCTCAGCGGCGAGGCCTGCTCCGtcgtctcgtcgacgacgaccatccCGCCGACCCCGACCAGCgccccgccaccgccgcctccggctTCAACCAGCAACCCGCCCGCCGAGAcgaccgcgccgccgccgccgccaccaccgcccgcGCCAAGAACTCTGTTCTCGCTGGAGGAGCAGGTCGACGCGGGTACCACGGCGTGCTTCCCCACCACCGGGTTCTCCACCACGCCCGAGACGACGTACGGCTTCTCCTTCGACGTCGATGCGGGCATGCTGGTCAGCATCCAGACCGGCTCGACGGATGAAGGATACCACCAGTCCCAGGGGCCGTGGACAGGCACATTCTACGCCGAGTCCGGGTCGGCACTCAAGATCTgcgccaccggcaccgggTCCGGCTCCCTACCGCTGACCTTCGCCATCACGGAGGAGCCCTCGCAGCCCGTGAAAGCCCCGCCCGGTGGGGAGGTCTTCAAGCTGGATGAAAAGTTGCGGGCCGGGGTAACGTCCTGCTTCCCGACGACCGGCCTGAATATCCAGGAGGGCAACTACGGCTTCTCGTACACCACGGCCGACGGAGTCATCATCCAGATCGGAGACAGCAGCTCCGGCCCCAAGTACTTCTCCGGAAACAGGGCGTCCGGCGCCGGACTGATGTACATCGACTTCTCGGGGGGCAGCATCTCTATTTGTGCGAccaacggcggcagcgcaGAGGCGTCACTTTCTTTAAGCATGACGCAATGA